The sequence TGCGCAGGATCATTACGGGCAAACTGTTCCTGCTGCAATTGCTCGTTGACGGCACCGGAGCGCCGGCTGCGTTCCGCCGCCATTTCTGCGGAGGTGGGACGGGCATCGATGCCGCCGCTGCCGCCGTTGTAGCTGACGCGTGGACCGTTCTCATTCACCACCACCCTCTGGTTGTAAACGTTTACGATGTTAACGTTGTTAATCCGGGTCACGCTGCGATTGTAGAAGAAATTGTCACCCCGCCACTGCCCACCGTAGTAGCCGCTGCCCGGGTAGCCGTAGCCGTAGTCGATTCCGCCGTAGAAGCCGACAAACGGTCCCCAGTAGCCCGGATACCAGGCGTACCCGCTGTCATACCAACCCCAGTAGCCCGGAGTCCAAAGCGCGCCGACAAAGGGCGCAGGCACCCAGGTGCCCGGTACCCAGAAGTAACCGTAGTCCGGGTCCCAGGCCCAGTATCCTGGCGTCCAGATGTAACCTGGAGCGGGGCAGGCTGGCTGGACGTAAACGGGAATCGCCGGTGGGCCGAAACTCACGAAGATACCCACCGAGGCGGACGATTTTGCAGGCGCCGCCACCATCATCAACACCAGCAGCAGCGGTCCAAGGAGACATGCAACCATTGACCGGCATGCCCAATTTCCGTGCGCCACGCCTCGGAATCCAGATGCGCGCCTTTCCGGCCCCACAGGGTCGCCTGTAAATTCCCTGCGCGACCTTTCAGTGGAGCCAAGAGCGGTTTGTGGGAATTCAATTCCCTCAATGTTGAATTTGCCTTCTCTCATCGAAGCACCTCCTAAGGTACTTCCGTCACCGAGCTTCCTCCCCTATCAGTCAGCAACCTTGTGTCCACTTTTTCGATCATTCGAATAACTTACCATTTCTCAGATAGATATACGTTGCTGCAACATCGAGGGTTTCATAAACCGTCTGGCTCGACTATGCCTTTTAAGTAAAATCTACAGACGATTTGGTGTAAGGCAGCTTTCCTCAAACTTTGCCCCACGTAAGTACCCGGTTGAGCTTCGAATCGCAAATGCGTCGAGAGCCATGCAAAATCAACGCTGCTCCGCAGCATAATGCGGCTGCCTCATTTGGAACAATGACCTTTTGCATCTGCCCCTTCCGGGGTGTAGACTTCCGCACCAAGGAGGAGACATGGAGAGCGAGGAGAAGGATGGAATCAGCCGAAGAGATTTTCTGATGAGCGTTGGCATCGCCGGAGGCGCCGCTGCAGCCGGGCCCACTGCGCTGGCAGGTGCGAGTGCCGCCATGGAGGCGCCGCACGGTGGTGCAGCGCCGGAGGCTGAACAGTCAGGATTACTGGCGAGCATGCGCCCGCAGCAAAACGAATTTCGCAATCTGATGGACCTCTCGGGCTTCTGGGAGTTTCAGCTTGACCCGAAAGGCGAAGGCGAGCAGGGCAACTGGAAAGACGGCCTGCCCTCGCCGCGCGTAATTCCGGTGCCGGCCAGTTGGAACGACCTGTTCGACGATGCTGCTGATTACCTCGGCTACGCCTGGTACTCGCACGAGGCGTGGATTCCGGCGGCGTGGCGCCACCAGCGGATTTTTCTGCGCATCTATTCCGCCAACTATGCCGCCAAGGTATGGATGAACGGCGTCCTGCTGGGCGAGCACCTGGGCGGCCATCTGCCCTTTGCGTTTGAAGTCTCAAGCCACGCGCGCCTCGGGGCGCCCAACCGTATCGTCATCCGGGTGGAGAATCTGCAGCAGCCGGATCGCGTTCCGCCCGGCAATCCGCCCGGACGCCGCGGCTTCTTCAACGGATTTCCCGACACCACCTATGACTTCTTCCCTTACGCCGGCCTTGGCCGGCAGGTGGCGCTCTACACCTGCCCGGGGACGCATGTGGAAGACATCACTGTGATGACTGAGATTGACAGCCGGGACGGAATCGTCAAGGTAGCTGCCCAGGCGAGCCGGGGATGGAACGGCAAGGGACGGGCAGTGATCAAGACAGATCTCGGGAGCGGCGCGGTCACGGCTGATCTGAATTTCACAAACGGCGAGGCCCATGCTGAATTGCGGCTGGGCTCGGCGCGCTTCTGGTCTCCCGGCCATCCCAATCTCTATCCGCTTACCGTGGAATTGCTGGAAGCCGGAAAGCCGTTCGACTCATATCGGCTTGAGATAGGGGTGCGCACATTCACCATCAGCGGCGAGCAGCTTTTGCTGAACGGCGAGCCCATCAAGCTGCGGGGCTTCGGAAAGCACGAGGATTTTCCGCTGCATGGCAAAGGACTCGACCGCGCGCAACTGGTGCGGGATTACGAGCTGCTCAAGTGGGTTGGCGCGAACTCATACCGCACCTCGCACTATCCTTACTCCGAAGAGGCCATGGAACTGGCCGATCGTTACGGAATCATGATTATTGATGAGATCCCGGCCGTGGGTTTGAACTTCGCAGAAAGCGATGAGCACGTGCAGGCCTGGACCCGCATGGCCGGCAGCCAGCTTCGCAGCCTGATCGCGCGCGACAAAAACCATCCCAGCGTCGTCATGTGGTCCGTGGCCAATGAGCCCGGCGCGGGCCGCCCGCTTTCCGGCCAGAAGGCCGGCCAGAGCGCCATCGCGGCCGGCGATCGCTACTTCGACCAGCTCGTGCGATTGGCCCACAAACTCGACGCTACCCGCCCCGTCACCTTCGCCGCCGTGCAGGGCGGGCCGGCGGAGTGGATGGCGCACGTGGACGTGGTGGCGCTGAACCGCTACTACGGCTGGTACACTCTGGGCGGCCAGCTTGACCTGGCGATCCAGGCGCTTGCCAAAGAACTCGACGCGCTGCACGCGGCATATCCAAAGCCCATGATCTTTACCGAGTTTGGAGCCGAAGCGCTGGCGGGCTCGCACGGCACGGCGGCGGAAATGTGGACGGAGGAATATCAGGCGGAAACGATCAGCCGCTATCTCGATGCCGCGGCCCAGCGCTCATTCATGGCGGGAACGCTGATGTGGTGTTTTGCGGATTTTAAAACGTCCCAAAGCATCATCCGCACGAATGGCATGAACAATAAAGGCGTCTTCACGCGCGACCGCCACCCCAAACGTGCCGCTCACATGCTGCACGAACGGTGGAGGGGGGAAGGCGTGTAGGAGGAGGCTGGCCGGCGTGGCCTGCCGTTTTTCAGTAGTAAGTTCCCTCACACCGGCAGCCGGCTGCAACCTGCCTGCGCAAGCAGGCACAGGACGCGCGAGCGCCGGAGTGGTTTGCCGGGCTGTGGCAAAACCACCCGCGTCGCTACGCTCGCGCAACTATTGGTCGCCGCCTCCTCCGTGGCCGTTGTTCCCGCCACGCCCATGGTCGCCGCCGCCTCCGTTCCCTCCGCTACGCCCGGAGTCACCGCCGTGACCATTTCCGCCGCCACGCACTTCCTGGGGCGCATAATTGCCGCGCTGCTCCGGTGCGGGCCGGCTTTCACTCCGTCGCATTTCCTGCGGCCGATACTCTGGCTGGCTGCGCCCGTAGGAACGCTGCTGATCGTTGCTGTACATCGGCCGCTGGTTCCCACGCTCGACAGGCGCACGGTTCTCATAGCGCCCATATTGATCTGCGGGCCGGCTTTCACTCCGTCGCATTTCCTGCGGCCGATACTCTGGCTGGCTGCGCCCGTAAGAACGCTGCTGATCGTTGCTGTACACCGGCCGCTGGTTCCCACGCTCGACGGGAGCACGATTGCCCCAGTTTGTATTGCGTTCTGCAGGACGGGAAGACCCGAATGATTGGAACCCTCTGTCGTTGCCCCCGCGGCCCTGAGCGGGGCGGGAAAAGTGCTGGCCGCCTTCCCTTTGCGCAGGCTCCCGGTAGGGAGCGCCGGCCCGTTCGGCACGAACGACGTCCCGGCCCTTGAAATCGCCCGCCCTTGGCGTTGCGGCAATATCCGGCCTCCCGTGGTTAAACGACGCCCGCTGCATGCGGTCTGACCTTGCAAATTGTTCCTGCCGCCTCTGCTCGTTAACCGGCCCGAACCGCCTTCCTCGTTCCGCTGCCACATCTTCGCGAGTGGGGCGTGCATAGGTTCCACCCTGGCCGCCGTTATAGCTGACGCGCGGGCCGTGTTCATTCTCAAACACTCTCTGGTTGTAGACGTTCACAATATTGACGTTGTTGATCTGGTTGGCTTCGCGATTGTAGTAGAAATCTCCGCCGCGCCAGTAGCCGCCGTAGTAGCCGTCGCCCGTGTAGCCGTAGCCGTAATCGATTCCTCCGTAGAAGCCGACGGAGTAACCCCAGTAACCCGGATACCAGCGGTAGCCGTCACCATCGTCCTCGTCTTCGTCATAACCCCAGTATCCCGGCGTCCAGAGCGCGCCGACAAAAGGTGCAGGCACCCACGTACCGGGCACCCAGTAGTAACCATAGTTCGGGTCCCAGGCCCAGTATCCCGGCGTCCACATATATCCTGGGGCAGGGCAGGGCGGCTGCACGTAAACAGGCAGCGCCGGCGGGCCGAACCCAACGAAGACGCCAATGCTTACTCTTGCAGACAACGGAGTTGGAGCCACAGCCATCGCCAGCATTAGTAACAGCGCCCCGGCCAGGCACACCACAAACGACCGCTTGCCCGCATGCATTGTGTTTTCAGGTTGGACCACATTAAAGTTGTTCTCTCTCATCACGCACCTCCAGCGTTCGGGCTCTACCCCTGGCAAATCTGCCCACCATTTTCTCCGCAAGCCTCTCGCCATTCGCAGGGCCGATCGAGCAAGTTACTGATTTGATAAGTGATAGGGCTAACAATGGCTGGCAAGATTTGCCTCCATAACCCGGCAAATTTGTCACCGAAAAGTAAAACTTACCAGCCTGCAACGCGCTCAAAAAGAATAGTTTATTCCCGAGTTATTGACTGCGCAGGCAGGCTCCGGGGCGGGTAATTCACCTTGAACCCGTTGCGGGAGTTGGTCACCGTAAACCCGCCATCCGGGTGCGCGGAAACCTCGATATAATTTCCCTGGTCCGGCTGGTCCACGCTGTTGGCTATGTAATCCGGCTCGGCATTGGCTTCGTTCCCGCCCTCCACCGAATAGTGGATCTCCCAGATGCGCTCGCGGCCCGGCGCTTCATAGATCCGCTTCCATGCCTCAGGTGTGCCGCCTTTCTTCGCCGCATTGTCGATAATCGTAACGCGCGGCTCGAGCGCCCACACGAGCGCTTTGGAATTCGAGATGGATTCGCCGTGGTGGCTGGCCAGAAAGACGTCGGCCCGGCCCAGGCGGTTCACAGGGCACATCAGCGCGATTTCTTTGTTCCACGTGAGGTCGCCGAGATCGACAAAGCGGAATTTCCCGTAGGTGAGCACAATGCCTGACGACTGGGCGTTTTCCGAGGGGTCAGGCTCGATGGGTTTGGTTTCGCTGCAATAAGGGTTCGTCTGCCCCGCGCCCCGGAGCGGTTTCCGCAG is a genomic window of Acidobacteriota bacterium containing:
- a CDS encoding beta-glucuronidase, which encodes MESEEKDGISRRDFLMSVGIAGGAAAAGPTALAGASAAMEAPHGGAAPEAEQSGLLASMRPQQNEFRNLMDLSGFWEFQLDPKGEGEQGNWKDGLPSPRVIPVPASWNDLFDDAADYLGYAWYSHEAWIPAAWRHQRIFLRIYSANYAAKVWMNGVLLGEHLGGHLPFAFEVSSHARLGAPNRIVIRVENLQQPDRVPPGNPPGRRGFFNGFPDTTYDFFPYAGLGRQVALYTCPGTHVEDITVMTEIDSRDGIVKVAAQASRGWNGKGRAVIKTDLGSGAVTADLNFTNGEAHAELRLGSARFWSPGHPNLYPLTVELLEAGKPFDSYRLEIGVRTFTISGEQLLLNGEPIKLRGFGKHEDFPLHGKGLDRAQLVRDYELLKWVGANSYRTSHYPYSEEAMELADRYGIMIIDEIPAVGLNFAESDEHVQAWTRMAGSQLRSLIARDKNHPSVVMWSVANEPGAGRPLSGQKAGQSAIAAGDRYFDQLVRLAHKLDATRPVTFAAVQGGPAEWMAHVDVVALNRYYGWYTLGGQLDLAIQALAKELDALHAAYPKPMIFTEFGAEALAGSHGTAAEMWTEEYQAETISRYLDAAAQRSFMAGTLMWCFADFKTSQSIIRTNGMNNKGVFTRDRHPKRAAHMLHERWRGEGV
- a CDS encoding MBL fold metallo-hydrolase, producing MRLKCVLGFITLFALAAWPGVQPACAASPAASGQEKAANPADLRIYVIDVEGGQSTLIVTPARQSLLVDTGWAGFNGRDTERILQAAKLAGIDRINALLITHYHADHVGGVPQLAERIPIDTFFDHGPDVENSPDARKLYAAYLKTAQKGQHRVVKPGGIILLGGVKVVVVAAAGRRLRKPLRGAGQTNPYCSETKPIEPDPSENAQSSGIVLTYGKFRFVDLGDLTWNKEIALMCPVNRLGRADVFLASHHGESISNSKALVWALEPRVTIIDNAAKKGGTPEAWKRIYEAPGRERIWEIHYSVEGGNEANAEPDYIANSVDQPDQGNYIEVSAHPDGGFTVTNSRNGFKVNYPPRSLPAQSITRE